The stretch of DNA AAATTTGACGCCCATGCCTTTTGGATAATTCTCTGCCTCCACCTGATTCACCCAGACCACATGACATCTCCCTTTGATCACCCCCCGCTTCTGGGGAAGAGAGATTTCTACCGAGAACTCTGACCCCACCTCGAAAGGCGCATCCGTTACAAGGTAGAGACCACCTGGGCCTAGATTGGCTATCAGGGCCTCCCGGAATGCTTCTTCTGTCTCGTATTGTGCTTTGAGAACCACGTCCAGACGGGGCCCTTTTCTGTGGTCGGCCATGGCACGGTCCTTTCAGATATTTGTTTATAACAAATTGTTATAATTGACTTTTTTGACGCTAGCACATTACAGCCAATGAGTCAACAAAAATATATTGACATCCAAGGCAAGAATACCATATATTGAGAAACTATAGAGACAGCCCTAATTAGTGTAATTTTGGCTTGTTGCGAGTCAAATCTGGAAGGTCATCATTAAGCCACTTTAGCCTACAGAACGTTGAGATCGACTTACTGAAAGCAGAAGAACGAGCGGGTACTTTAGCCGCAGCTATGATGGTGCAGCGAGAGCCACTCAAATGCCGCCTCGAGAGCAAAACAGCGGTCCTGCTTGTTGCTAGATTCTCAGGTGGCGCTTGGCAGTGCAAGGCCTGAAAACACCAGGTAGC from Deltaproteobacteria bacterium encodes:
- a CDS encoding TIGR02266 family protein; translated protein: MADHRKGPRLDVVLKAQYETEEAFREALIANLGPGGLYLVTDAPFEVGSEFSVEISLPQKRGVIKGRCHVVWVNQVEAENYPKGMGVKFTELPEKHAKILQQYLKEIEGS